The sequence TCGGGCGATCGCGCCCCGCTTTGCCCGGCTGCGGACCACTTTGCGCAGGCGGAACCTGACGTTGCAGATCGCCTTTGTTGTAATCCTCCAGCAGGGCCAGAAGCGGATCCTGAATATCCGTTGCATTGGCTGGGTAGAGATCCATCACCAGACGCTCTTTAAACGTCGCCACAGGGGCGAGAGCGAACAGCTGCGGCTTCACGTTCTGTTTAAGCTCAAACACCATACGCACGGTTTGCGGATCAAACTGCCCGACGCGCGCCGATTTAATAAACGGATCGTCACCGCGGATCTGCGCCGCCATCCCCTTAAGCACGGAGTTAAGGTTCACGCCTTCGAGATCCACTACCACACGTTCAGGATTGCTGAGGGCAAATTGCTTATATTTCAGCACACGATTGGATTCGACCGTCACGCGCGTGTACGTCGACGACGGCCAGACGCGCACCGCCACCACCTGACTCGTGGCGGCAAGGCCGACCTGGCTGACGCTAAGCAACCACATTGCCCCGGCCCCTTTTAACAAACGGCGGCGGCTTATTGCTGAATTGGATCCCGACATGCTTCTCCCGAGCAAGAAAACGAACTGATATACAAAAGTCCAGATTGACCGAAAACTTTAACGAATGACGCATAAACTGTCATCTATAAAAGGGTAAACAATTCGCTGCTAACGCACGGATTACTTATTCATTTCTGTGGGTCGCAGAAAATTTGCACTTGCACACGCGGCCACAATCGAATAAAAATACAGAAATTACGAATAAACATTCATTAAGGGTTGTGCCATGGTGAAGGAACGTAGAACCGAACTGGTCCAGGGATTCCGCCATTCTGTTCCCTATATCAACGCCCACCGGGGAAAAACGTTTGTCATCATGCTTGGTGGCGAAGCCATTGAACATGAAAACTTTTCAAGCATCGTCAATGACATAGGCCTGCTGCACAGTCTCGGGATCCGCCTGGTGGTGGTCTACGGCGCGCGCCCGCAGATCGATGCCAACCTGGCCGCTCACCACCACGAGCCGATTTATCACAAACATACCCGCGTCACAGATGCGAAAACCCTGGAACTGGTGAAACAGGCGGCAGGGCTGCTGCAGCTGGATATTACGGCTCGCCTGTCGATGAGTCTGAACAACACGCCGCTGCAGGGGGCGCATATCAACGTCGTGAGCGGCAACTTTATCATCGCCCAGCCCCTCGGCGTGGACGATGGCGTGGATTACTGCCACAGCGGCCGCATTCGTCGTATTGATGAAGAGGCCATTCACCGTCAGCTGGACAGCGGTGCCATCGTGCTCATGGGCCCGGTGGCGGTATCCGTGACCGGCGAAAGCTTCAACCTGACGTCAGAAGAGATTGCCACCCAGCTGGCTATCAAGCTGAAGGCGGAAAAAATGATTGGGTTTTGCTCCTCACAGGGCGTCGTTAACGATGAAGGGGTGATTGTGCCGGAACTCTTCCCGAATGAAGCCCAGGCGCGCGTGGAAGCGCTGGAGGCCGAAGGAGATTACCACTCCGGCACCGTGCGTTTTCTGCGTGGTGCGGTGAAGGCCTGCCGTAGCGGCGTGCGCCGTAGCCACCTGATCAGCTATCAGGAAGACGGGGCCTTACTGCAGGAGCTCTTCTCCCGGGATGGCATCGGCACCCAGATTGTCATGGAGAGTGCGGAGCAGATACGCCGCGCGACCATCAACGATATCGGCGGTATTCTGGAACTGATCCGTCCGCTGGAACAGCAGGGTATTCTGGTGCGTCGTTCCCGTGAACAGCTGGAGATGGAGATCGACAAATTCACCATTATTCAGCGCGATAACCTGACCATTGCCTGCGCTGCGCTCTATCCGTTCCCGGAAGAGAAGATCGGTGAAATGGCCTGTGTGGCTGTGCATCCTGACTACCGGAGCTCTTCTCGCGGAGAAATGCTGCTAGAGCGCGTGGCGGCGCAGGCGCGCCAGATGGGGTTGAGCAAGCTGTTCGTCCTGACCACGCGCAGCATTCACTGGTTCCAGGAACGCGGGTTCACGCCGGTGGATATCGATTCCCTGCCGGAAACGAAGAAAGAGATGTACAACTATCAGCGCCGTTCAAAAGTGCTGATGGCCGACCTGGGATAATACGCCACTTGCCGGGAAGCGCTGCGCTTACCCGGCCTGCATTTCGTCCCTCATTCAGAGAGACTCAAAGATTGCGCCCAGCCCGCTTCGGCGTTCCGTGCGGGTGGCGATGGCCTGCATCAGCACGCGTTCATCGGTATACAGCGACAGGCGCTGACGCGCACGCGTGATGGCGGTATAGATCAGCTCACGGGTAACGACAGGTGAAAGCTGCGTCGGCAGGATCAACGCCGCATGGTTAAACTCAGAGCCCTGCGATTTATGCACCGTCATCGCCCATGCAGTTTCATGCTCGGGCAAACGGCTGGGCTGGAAGGACTTCACGCTACCATCCGGCATCTGGAACCAGACGCGCAACCCCTGCCCGCGATCGAGTGCAATGCCGATATCGCCATTAAACAACCCCAGCGCACTGTCGTTGCGGGAAATCATCACCGGGCGCCCTTCATACCAGCGCGAGTGCAGGGTACGGTTGATTTTACGTTTCTGCGCCAGCAGCTGTTCCAGCCTGTCATTCAGGCCGCTGACGCCAAACGGTCCCTCCCTCAACGCGCAGAGCAACTGATATTCGCCAAACGCGGCAATCACCTGCTCCGGCGGACGTTGCTGTTGTACGCCGGTGAGAAAATGTTGATACCCCAGCAGGGCATCATCCAGCATCGCCTGATACTCTTCCCCACTTTGCAGCGATTTTTTCTCAATGTCGGTAAAGGTACCGTCAAACACCGCACAGGTCGTGTGCCGGTCTCCCCGGTTCACCGCCGACGCAAGCTGCCCGATGCCGGAGTCGCTGCCGAAACGGTAGCTTTTTTGCAGCAGGCACAAGCTGTCGCGCAGCGCGCCCGCGACCGAGTGCTGTTCCGCCGCAAGGGAACACCCTGTCAGGCGGGCCAACTCCTCCGCGCGTTCCGCGGTATAACCCAGACTGGCATAGGTGCAGATATCACCCAGCACGGCCCCGGCTTCCACGGACGCTAGCTGGTCACGGTCGCCGAGGAAAATGACCCGCGCATGAGGCGGCAAAGCATCGATCAGCCGCGACATCATCGTCAGGTCAATCATCGACGCTTCATCCACCACCAGCACATCCAGGTGTAGCGGGTTACCGGCATGGTAGCGCAGACGCTGGCTACCCGGCTGCGCGCCAAGTAACCGATGCAACGTGCTGGCTTCATTGGGAAAAAGCGCAAGCTGTTCCCCTGTGAGCGGCAATTTTTGCAGGGCACCGCCTAATGACTCCGTCAGACGTGCCGCGGCTTTACCGGTGGGAGCCGCCAGACGAATACGACACTTTTGCTCACCGGATAACTGAATCAGCGCGGCAAGCAGTTTTGCCACCGTCGTTGTTTTCCCGGTGCCCGGGCCGCCCGAAATCACCGAGATCCGCCGCGTTAACGCCACGGCGGCCGCCACTTTCTGCCAGTCAGTCGCGTCGTCAGAGGTAAACAGCGTATCCAGCACTTGCCGGAGCTGCGCTTCATCGCAGGGAAGCGGGGCGTTGGTCTCGCTGAAGAAGCGCGCCACCGTCAGTTCGTTACGCCAGAGTCGGTTCAGATACAAACGCTCGCCGGTCAAAATCAGTGGCGTCCCGGTATCGGTCGCGCTGACGGCAGGCGAGCGGAGTAATATCGCCTGCCAGTCCACTGCCTCACCGAGCAGCGCGAAACACGACTGCAGCGCCGGAGGCATTTTCTCATCCACAGCCAGACGCGACAGCGGAAGGCACACATGCCCCTCGCCTGCGTCCTTACTCAGAATGGCGGCAGCGAGCATAACGGCTGGCTCCTCGCCCGCCACCATCATGGCAAACTGCACGTCCAGGTGGCGCAATAATCGTTGTTCTACCGCCTCCAGCAATAGCGCCTGCATCGTCATACCACCTCCTCTGTGCATGCAGCAAACAGGTTATCCATTTTTTCAATCAGCTCCGCATCCGGACGGGTGCTAAAAACGCCCGACTGCGGGTCGTTAGCATCCACGCCGCGCAGGAACAGATAAATAACGCCGCCAAAATGGTCTTCGTAACGGTAATCGGCCATGCGATGGCGCAGGTACCGGTGCAACGCCAGGGTATAGAGCTGATACTGCAGGTCGTAGCGATGCATTTGCATCGCTGAGGCCATCGCCTGTTGGGTATAGGCTTCGCTGTTCTCACCCAGCCAGTTCGATTTGTAATCCAGCAGGTAGTAGCGCCCTTCGTGGCGGAAAACCAGGTCGATGAACCCTTTTAGCATCCCCTGAACCTGGCGGAAGTTGAGCGGTGGGCACCCGGCGGATAACGGATCGTACTCACGGATCAACGCGTCAAGCGCGTCGGCCCTGAGCGGGCTGGCAATGGGGAGATAAAACTCCATTTCGACCTGTTTATCTTTGGCGGTCAGCTGGCTGAGGGAAATCCCCTGTGTCGTGAGCGGCGCGTGCAAAACAGCGCGGAGCCAGTCGGTGAGAACCGGCTGCCATTGGGCGTCGTAGCCGCCGCTCTGGAGCATCTTCAGCACCCATTCTTCAGAGACCGGCTGGGTAAAATCCAGCTCTTCAAACAGGCTGTGTAAAAACGTGCCCGGCGAGGCCCCACGCGGGAACTGATGCGGTGTGAGCACCGGTTCAGCGGGCACGCTTCCTGCGCCTGCAGCATCTACGTCCAGTTTAGGCATCAAATCCTGAGCAACGCTTTGCCCGTGCTGCTGTAAACCGGAGTAACTGGTAACGCGCCAGTCGTCGGCAATCGTGCGGGCAACCTGGCGGGCATGCAGCTCTGACGCTCTCTCTTCCGGCGTCTGCCAGCGGCTGTTGTCGGGCTGAGACGGAATATGCAGGGCAACATGCTCTGAGCAAAGAGATTCGATGCACTGGCGCAGACCGGCAGCATCTTTGGGTTCGCCTCGCTGGATAAGCCTTCCCAGCGCACTCAGATGAAAATCACTCTCGCCGCTCTTATCGCCCCGGCGACGAAACA comes from Enterobacter kobei and encodes:
- the argA gene encoding amino-acid N-acetyltransferase — translated: MVKERRTELVQGFRHSVPYINAHRGKTFVIMLGGEAIEHENFSSIVNDIGLLHSLGIRLVVVYGARPQIDANLAAHHHEPIYHKHTRVTDAKTLELVKQAAGLLQLDITARLSMSLNNTPLQGAHINVVSGNFIIAQPLGVDDGVDYCHSGRIRRIDEEAIHRQLDSGAIVLMGPVAVSVTGESFNLTSEEIATQLAIKLKAEKMIGFCSSQGVVNDEGVIVPELFPNEAQARVEALEAEGDYHSGTVRFLRGAVKACRSGVRRSHLISYQEDGALLQELFSRDGIGTQIVMESAEQIRRATINDIGGILELIRPLEQQGILVRRSREQLEMEIDKFTIIQRDNLTIACAALYPFPEEKIGEMACVAVHPDYRSSSRGEMLLERVAAQARQMGLSKLFVLTTRSIHWFQERGFTPVDIDSLPETKKEMYNYQRRSKVLMADLG
- the recD gene encoding exodeoxyribonuclease V subunit alpha, giving the protein MTMQALLLEAVEQRLLRHLDVQFAMMVAGEEPAVMLAAAILSKDAGEGHVCLPLSRLAVDEKMPPALQSCFALLGEAVDWQAILLRSPAVSATDTGTPLILTGERLYLNRLWRNELTVARFFSETNAPLPCDEAQLRQVLDTLFTSDDATDWQKVAAAVALTRRISVISGGPGTGKTTTVAKLLAALIQLSGEQKCRIRLAAPTGKAAARLTESLGGALQKLPLTGEQLALFPNEASTLHRLLGAQPGSQRLRYHAGNPLHLDVLVVDEASMIDLTMMSRLIDALPPHARVIFLGDRDQLASVEAGAVLGDICTYASLGYTAERAEELARLTGCSLAAEQHSVAGALRDSLCLLQKSYRFGSDSGIGQLASAVNRGDRHTTCAVFDGTFTDIEKKSLQSGEEYQAMLDDALLGYQHFLTGVQQQRPPEQVIAAFGEYQLLCALREGPFGVSGLNDRLEQLLAQKRKINRTLHSRWYEGRPVMISRNDSALGLFNGDIGIALDRGQGLRVWFQMPDGSVKSFQPSRLPEHETAWAMTVHKSQGSEFNHAALILPTQLSPVVTRELIYTAITRARQRLSLYTDERVLMQAIATRTERRSGLGAIFESL